CCGCGCGCATATATATATGTACGAGCTTTTTTACGTCGAGCGCATCTTCACTCACCAAGCCACACGGGATTGATAAAGACCAAGACCGCGCAACCACATGGTACAGGAGTCCGAGCAGTCCGCCGCCTCTATGGACTCGTCCTCGGGCTGGGCGGTAGCACCGGCGGTCTCCGCGGCGGCGCCGACCATGCCGATCGGTGGCATACTCACCATGACAGGCATCTTTCTGGTGTTCCTGACGTTCGCTGTCGCGCTCATCTTCCTCCAGTACTACTTCAACACCAGCGTCCGGACCGCCGCTCCTAGAGGGCGGCCACGCGGCGGCCGGGCCTGGGAGGCGGCCGCGGAGGGCGTcgacccggagcttctgcggtcgcTGCCGGTCACGGTGTACCGCGCGGCGCCGAAAGGCTCCACGGACGACGTCGGGGTGGAGTGCGCGGTGTGCCTGACCGAGCTCGAAGACGGGGAGGAGGCCAGGTTCTTGCCCCGGTGCGGCCACGGCTTCCACACCGAGTGCGTCGACATGTGGCTTGCCTCCCACACCAGCTGCCCGCTCTGCAGGGCCACCGTCGGCAAACCCGACGAGTCGCAGGCGCTTACACCGACGAGTCTCCCTTCCTTGCCGCCGGAGCCGGTGAACTACGCCGGGAACCTGCCGGCGAGTGTA
This portion of the Triticum dicoccoides isolate Atlit2015 ecotype Zavitan chromosome 7A, WEW_v2.0, whole genome shotgun sequence genome encodes:
- the LOC119332084 gene encoding E3 ubiquitin-protein ligase EL5-like — encoded protein: MVQESEQSAASMDSSSGWAVAPAVSAAAPTMPIGGILTMTGIFLVFLTFAVALIFLQYYFNTSVRTAAPRGRPRGGRAWEAAAEGVDPELLRSLPVTVYRAAPKGSTDDVGVECAVCLTELEDGEEARFLPRCGHGFHTECVDMWLASHTSCPLCRATVGKPDESQALTPTSLPSLPPEPVNYAGNLPASVLLGVSDQATLAAGTVTSHGGQSSPSALATTAMLVIDIPDSRTVATPRGASKSPGLARLRSLKRLWSFGRQGPSGPTPPCSGGSVSGTADTDQGISITCATPRAPV